DNA from Artemia franciscana chromosome 8, ASM3288406v1, whole genome shotgun sequence:
aacattatgaaaaaaaagctgGAAAGATTGGCAACGAGACAACGGAGAGAGGGGCATCCTTTGAGGTGAGCTTCAGAACAGTTTTGTTGGCAAAAACAGTACTgggtgaaagaaaaaaattaaaaggaacaggTCTCTTCATTTCTGAGTCTTTGACTAAAGCTAGGCAAGACAAAGCTGGAAATCGGAATGTTTGGACAATAGTCGGAAAAATCATGGCCAAAATAGGGTCAACTACAAAGCGAATTACAAATGTCGATGACATAACTGCATTGCCCGATCCTTCTCAACCAGTAATGTAACAAGACAGGGAGTAATTGCATTGTGTCagtgattaattaattagttcatTTAGTGCATTATACAGATGAATCGACTAgaacagtttgaaaaaaatcctctGTGCCTAGATTCTTTGATAAACACAACGCTAGGTGAAGATGACAAAGAACAGAGTGAATTATTGGTAGATATTATATCATGCAGATATGTAAGTGAGTGCTCGAAAAAGGTAAATAAGTCGGACTTAAGGGCTGGCCACTTAAATTGTCAGTCATTACAGACAGCATATGATGAAATATCTGAAGTTGTTAGTAGAAATAATCAATTTGATGTTCTAGCGCTGACAAAAACGTTTCTTACAGAGAGCATGGATAAGAAAATGCTTGATATTACAGGTTTCTCGTTAGAAGTATTAAACTGTGAAAAGCTAAGGAAAGGTGGTCTAGCGTATTATGTGCGACAAGGACTTGATTATTCGCTAATACCTGATTTTAATATTCGTGTTGAAGGAATATTTGAGTCATTCTGTCTCAAGGTAAATTAAATCATCAGGAAATTCTAATGGTGTTGGTATATCATAGCCCGTCAGGTGATACGGAAATATTTATGGATGAACTAGAAAAGCTTTTGTCAAAGTTGAAGTGTCATCAGTACCCGGTAATCATGCTTGGGGATTTTAATATGGATTTACTatcgttaaaaaataacaaaactctcttatttcttcaaaactgtATGTCATATGGTTACCTGTCTATAGTCCGAATACCCACAAGGGTAACTCCAACGTCCGCGACTCTgattgataatatatttgtCTCTCACCAAAATATTGTTAGAAAGTTCGTAGAAGTGCTATTATTTGAAACATCAGATCATTTCGCTACTTTCACTGATGTAGTGACGGATAAAAGTAAGATAAAGTTAGAACCGAATTACAGGCTTAATTGGCGagatgaatcagaaaaaaatattgcagatcTGGTACTAAGCTTAAATTGTATTCAGtgggaaaaattttttcaagccCAAGTtgattcagattcagcgtattcggcatttattgatttaattactAGCAGTTATAATTACCACTGTCCTGTGTTGAAGGAGCCAAAGCGTAAGCATTTGTCCAGAAAACCATGGATGACACGGGGACTTCTCGTTTCTGTTAACAACCGCAAAACTctttataaacaatatttaaatgatgcgtctgaagagaattttcaccagtttaaagaatatagaaataagttaaaCCAGCTGAAAATAAATGcaaaggaaatatattttcaaaagagttcTAAAAATGCTAATGGGAACCCCAGGAAAACCTGGCAAATAATTAATTCGGTCACTGATCCAAATAAGTCAGAAAAAATACATCATATAAAAGAACTAGTAAGTgaaaaagaatcaataaaatcaccggaaaaaatttcaagtcttcttgattcattttttgtaaatgtgggacaaaaaataaaaaaagataaactgtCGAATGCAAAatcgaaaagaaaactaatgacACAGGTAACACCtccaaaactaaagaaacaagAGACAATGGCAGAAATGCAAAATTTTCCGTCTGTTACATGTGATGaagtaaaaaaatgcatttgtgAAATTAAAGGGACAAGGTCAACGGGCCTAGATGGGCTTTCTTTGCAACTAATACGAAAAGTACAACCAGCAATCATTGAGGCTCTTACGGTCCTTATAAACAGAAGCCTTGACGAAGGTATTTTCCCTAACAAACtaaaataatccaaattaattccactttttaaaggaGGAGATCCAACAGTAATTGATAACTATCGACCAATTAGCTTACttccaattttttcgaaaatatataaaaagcttGGTGCAAAAAGACTATATGAATACTTTGAAGCTAATAAAATTCTTTCTGATAAACAATATGGATTTCGGAAAAACAGATCCACTGAACTCGCAATTACGGAtcatataatgaatataaaatcgGCGTAAGATGATGGTTTATATTCTCTGgcgatttttctagatttaacaaaagcttttgattgcgTTGATTTTTACATCCTTCTTGAAACATTAGAAGGATATGGGATAAAGTCGACGGTTTTTGAATGGATTCGGTCATATTTAACAAATAGACGTTGTAAAATACTGGCTAATGGTATCTTATCAGATTCATTCGATGTAACTTATCATCGCTAATGGTATCTTATCAGATTCATTCGATGTAACTTGCGGGGTGCCCCAGGGATCAGTTCTTGGaccattactttttttaatttatgtgaaTGAACTTTCGGCTGATATCCCCTTTAATATATAATCAATTTTGCGGACGACACAGTACTATTTCTAACACATAAAAACCGTGAGCAACTAATTACAAACGCTGAAGTTTGCCTCCAGGCAGTAACCGAATAAATGGAAGAGCGGTTGCTTTCccttaatacaaaaaagacgaagtatatcatttttaaacatggaAATGAACCAGTTTACGATAGCAAGATAAATACGGCAGACcacgaaaaaattgaaagagttgaccacattaaatatttaggtaTAATAATTGATTGGGATTGGGCTTGGATTGGATTGGGCAATCcacattaaatttctttgtatgAAGCTGTCAAGAGCTGTTGGTATTCTCCAtagactgaaatttatttttccccataaaatattactgatcCTATATTTTAGTCTATTCCACTCATATCTTTTATATGGAATAAGTATTTGGGCTTTCAAATTATAAGTCAGAATGGAAGCAAGTTCAAATTCTTCAGAATAAAGCTATACGTGCAATTTGCAAGCTTGAGCCTCGTCAGAGTGTGAAGGCGTTTTTAATAAGACTTAAGATATTAAATGTGGCTCGacttcaagaaaaaaagattgccgAAACTTTATATAAAGTTAGCACAAATACCGCACCTGAGTCGTTTATGTCAGTTTTTTGAAGGAATGATGAAATTCACCAACATATACTCGGCTCGAAATTCACCAACGGATACTCGGCATGCATTGCAACTAGTTACAGAAATGAGACGTCTCACGTCGTCTGGTTTTTCAATTAGATTTACCGGaccgaaaatatggaattatttgCCAAATACTTTGAGAAATGCTAATAgcctaccagagttcaaaagtaagattaaaagcttcttaatggaaaatattgaattagatcctaatttcttttactgatagttttctatgttttgttttattaatttacgtttgttttcttttcttttcccttcttcttcttttctcttcttaccttataattacataaaaaaaactagtttttttaactgaaagtaaggagcgacattaaaacttaaaacgaacagaaattactccgtatatgaaatgggttgtcccctccgcaatccctcgctctttaagctaaagcttttaattgttttaaaaaggagaattgtggcaaagaatcagactttagcgtaaagagcgagtgattgcggaggggacaacccatttcatatacggagtaatttctgttcgttttaagttttaatgtcgctccttactttcagttaaaaaaactagttttttttatgtaatttctgaacgtttttgaattaatgcatgtttggttttggctctccgcacataaattattaaaatgaaatttgtatattaattcttttttggctaaatggctttctcttagatttgatcagacgattttgagaaatatgggtggagagggaggcctagttaccctccaattgttcggttacttaaaaaggcaactagaacttttaatttttaacgaatgtttttattagtaaaaaatatacgtaacttaagaattaacttacgtaacaaactttcataatcttatatttttattatgtatacgagggggtttgtaccttcgttaatacctcgctctttacactaaatcgtatgttttttcccaattctttaagaataacccctgaatcagaaaggccgtagaataaatagttgaaattactaaaaatactttagcataaagagcgaggtatttatctcctcctaaatgcctcgctctttatgctaaagtatttttagaacccctaatatgcgtaataatctctgttcgttttaagtttcaatgctactccttcctttcatttgaaaaaacgttttcatgtttgtttttcattgttttcttatagtaatgctagaaatccctgcgccctttttctttgaatttttctttccccatgacagattcatccaaggaaagatgctccaacatagccccttcccctcagccccacccccaaataaaataaaatccccctgaaaacgtctgtacactttccaataaccattactatatgtaaacactggtcaaagtttgtaactttcagcccctcccccagggattgtgggggagtaagtcatccccaaagacatatttattatggtttttcgactatgcaaaacaaaatggctatctcaaaattttgatttgttgacttcgggaaaaaaatttcccaaattttctaatttccgttagaattagcccttttgcgacattctaggaccacttggtcgatacgatgacccctggaaaaaaaaaaacaaacaaataaacacgcacccgtgatttgtcttctggcaaaaaatacaaaattccacatttttgtagataggagattgaaacttctacagtagggttctctgatacgctgaatctgatagtgtcattttcgttaagattttacgacttttagggggtgttttctcctattttcttaaataatgcaaattttctcagacttgtaacttttgatcggtaagactttttttagagttttggtttctattgagctgggtcgctccttactacagttcgttaccacgaactgtttgacaggtcaaagtttgtaacttgttgcccgtcccacggggactgtgggggagtaagtcgtccccaaagacatagttataaggtttttcgactacgctgaataaaatggctatctcagaattttgatccgttgactttgggaaaataattagcgtgggagggggtctaggtgccctccaattttttccgttaagcttttaattgttttaaaaagtagaattgtggcgaagcgtcaaactttagcgtaaagagcgagggatttcggaggggacaacccatttcatatacagagtcatttctgttcgttttaagttttaatgtcgctccttactttcagctacaaaaattagttttttttatgtaatttctgaacgtttttgaattaatacgtgtttggttttggctctccgcacataaactattaaaatgaaatttgtatattaattcttttttggctaaatggctttctcttagttttgatcagacgattttgagaaataaggggtggaaaaggaggtctagttgccctcaaatttttcagttactaaaaaggcaactagaacttttaatttttaacgaatgtttttattagtaaaaattatacgtaacttaagaattaacttacgtaacaaactttcataatcttatatttttattatgtatacgagggggtttgtaccctcgttaatacctcgctctttacactaaatcgtaagttttgtcccaattctttaagaatgacccctgaatcagaaaggccgtagaataaatagttgaaattactaaaaatactttagcataaagagcgagttatttatctcctcctaaatacctcgctctttatgctaaagtattttaagaaccactcatatgcataataatctctgtttgttttaagtttcaatgctactccttcctttcatttgaaaaaacttttcatgtttatttttcattgttttcttatggtaatgctagaaaatcctgcgcccttttcattgaatttttcttccccccatgacagattcctccaaggagagatcctccaacatagccccctcccctcagccccacccccaaacaaaataaaatccccctgaaaacgtctgtacacttcccaataaccattactatatgtaaacactggtcaaagtttgtaacttgcagcccctcccccagggattgtgggggagtaagtcatccccaaagacatagttattatagttttcgactatgttgaacaaaatggctatctcaaatttttgctttgttgactttgggaaaaaaatgagcgtgggagggggcctagatgccctccaattttttcggtcacttaaaaagggcactagaacttttcatttccgttagaatgagccctcttgcaacattctaggaccaattggtcgatacgatgacccctgggaaaaagaaaaaaaaaacaacaaaaaaacaaacaaataaacacgcacccgtgatttgtcttctggcaaaaaatacaaaattacacatttttgtagataggagcttgaaacttctacagtagggttctctgatacgctgaatctgatggtgtcattttcgttaagactctacgacttttagggggtgtttccccctattttcttaaataaggcaaattttctcaggctcgtaactcttgatgggtaagactaaagttgatgaaacttatatatttaaaatcagcattaaaatgtgattcttttgatgtagctattgatatcaaaattcaattttttagagttttggtttctattgagccgggtcgctccttactacagttcgttaccacgaactgtttgattctattcTTGATGATTGAATGAATACTGTCACCCGTTACGAGCAGTGCTCTCTTAGGGTGTAGTTAGTTTATAGTGTGtgatctgttttttttgttaataaacgaattgaattgaattgaattggaAAAGATGTGCAGGCTTATTTGAATTGCAGTTCCATTGTCAAATCTGCAGGTTATTTATCCTGGTTGGGGTTGAATAGGTATTAAGCTTGATGGTTAGTTATAATTAATGATTCATTTTTCCTATCTCttgaaaaagagcttgaaaagTAGCTTACAGCATCATTTGTTATGTTTGCTTTCAGTTCTTTGGGCACTGACGGAACAAATCAGAATGCCCCTTTCTAGAGGTCGAAATGTCTAAGTTTTCTAATTTATCCATTGcatacagatagtatttgtttttgttgagCACATACATTTTTCGCTGGAAAATTTCCtacacaggggggggggattgtttGGCGAATTTTCCCGCAAAAAACTCGAAAAATGTGTGTATATTTTCTAATAACAAATGCTATCTTTAAGCAATGGAAAAATTACAGAACTTAAAAAGGTACTTCTACTAAggggttctctgattgtttgGTAGTTAGGGACGgagggagatacctcaaagaatatattttaatgccaaaacatgcCAGCTCTCATTGAGTCTTCAGATAAACACCAAATTAGTTATAGGGGAGAGTCAATAAgagggtggaggtagaaatttaTTTATAGTTCTCAGGTAGTTCTACAGCTAGAGTCATCATGTCGCTCAATGAAGTTGGTTTGTTTACGTTtactttttatagaaaattaaaaaaaaattgttgttatcgagagaatagaaaataataaagctGAGAATTCGTTTTGCTTTTACGTATGTTTTGAATAAATAGAATCCCTGCTGGAGCTTCGTTGATATTAGTCTCatttaatttgtcaaaattaaatgtATTGTTTATGGGACTGTAGTGAAAATTGGAGTAAACGTGACATggctttttttcaataaacGGTACTATTCTATCATgtagctccttctaaatatcaaatttcattaagatccggtcgcccgttcttaagttaaaaatacctcagtttttctgatttttccaaattaacaacccctaGCTCCCtgaaagagaacggatccgaaccaattatgtcaatatcgtatctataacttgtgcttattcttcccatcaactttcatccagatctctccactctaagggttttttCCGAATTCGATTCGaatcgaaaatggagcatctgagacataagattctcagctcccccaaagagaacatgtccgtaccaattatgttaatctcgtatctatagcttgtgcttattgtatccatgaagtttcatcccaatctctccactctaagcgcttttccaagatttccagtttcaaagatttctgtttccccctccaaccctctatgtcccccgatccgattcgaattgataATGGATaatctgagacacaagattcttctaaatatcaagtttcattaagatccgatcacctattcgtaagatacctcgattttcacgttttccaagaattctggcttccccctccaactcccttcaatgtcaccggatctggttggagTTTGAAATAAGGGTTCTATTGCACAacatccttctagatatcaaatttcattaagatctgatcactcgttcgtaagttacaaatacctcatttttctaattattccgaattaccccccccccccaactccaccaaagagagccaatccggtccggttatgttgGTCACCTATATTGGACATTtgattattctttccaccaagtttcatcctgatctctttgctttaagcgttttccaagatttccggtctccccccccccaatatcactggatctggttgggatttcaaataagagatctgagtttcgaggtccttctatatatgaaattccattaagacacctcacttttctaatttttcagaattaaccctcccccggaactcccccaaagagagcgagaccggttatgtcaatcacgtatttaggacttatgattatttttcccatcaagtttcatcctgatccctccactctaagtattttcgagattttaggccccctccaacccccccccccccccaatgtcaccggatccggtcgggatttaagataagagcactgagacacaatatctttccaaattttaaatttcattaagatccgatcactcctttgaaacttaaaaatacctcattttttatttttcagaattaaccctccccccccccaaccaccctaaggagagcggatccgttccagtcatgtcaatcatgtatctaggacttttgcttattttttccgcCAAGTTTCCtccagatccctccactctaagcgttttccaagattttaggtccctaccccctccaacacccccaatgtcatcgaatctggtcgggattgaaaatgagagtttttagacatgatatccttccaaacatcatatttcatttagatcccatcacccgttcgtaagttaaaaatacttcattttttctatttttttcaaattaactggccctcccccagatggtcagatCGGGaataagactatttttaatttaatctgatccggtccctgatacgcctaccaaatttaatcgtcctagctgacctggaagtgcctaaggaagcaaaaccgggacagaccgacagaattagcgatcgctatatgtcacttggttaataccaagtgccataaaaattatatGCGTTTTGAAATTAGTcggatttttgttaaaaaaggatatttttccggtgatttcgatttttttttttttttgacgaagaagaatttttaaacTTGTAAATTGGTGGTCTTTTCTGTTagcaatttttaaaatcttcttaCCCCTAGACAGAAGAGGGGACATTTTGGAAGATTTGTACATGTGCTTTACATTgtttgagtgattttttttgtaccaGTTTCGATACCAAGAAATGAATAgtctaattaatttgtaaagaataaaataaaaataattttttttatcaaagtcaaaaaagtaaaaacatt
Protein-coding regions in this window:
- the LOC136030702 gene encoding uncharacterized protein LOC136030702, which translates into the protein MVLVYHSPSGDTEIFMDELEKLLSKLKCHQYPVIMLGDFNMDLLSLKNNKTLLFLQNCMSYGYLSIVRIPTRVTPTSATLIDNIFVSHQNIVRKFVEVLLFETSDHFATFTDVVTDKSKIKLEPNYRLNWRDESEKNIADLVLSLNCIQWEKFFQAQVDSDSAYSAFIDLITSSYNYHCPVLKEPKRKHLSRKPWMTRGLLVSVNNRKTLYKQYLNDASEENFHQFKEYRNKLNQLKINAKEIYFQKSSKNANGNPRKTWQIINSVTDPNKSEKIHHIKELVSEKESIKSPEKISSLLDSFFVNVGQKIKKDKLSNAKSKRKLMTQVTPPKLKKQETMAEMQNFPSVTCDEVKKCICEIKGTRSTGLDGLSLQLIRKVQPAIIEALTVLINRSLDEGIFPNKLK